Within Candidatus Taylorbacteria bacterium, the genomic segment ACAGCAATGTCTGTGTCACGCTCTTTTTGGGCATCTGCTCCCAGAGCGAAGTGTCGAATTTAATATCAATATATTTTTCCCCCTCCTTTGTTCGAAGGTAATTATTTTTCAGGGCAAACTCATACAACTCTTTTGTCACCTTTACGTCTTGAAGGCAATATTTTTTTACCTTGTCTTTCTCTCCGCGCCTCCACCACTCTACTGACTGAAGTCCGCTCCCGCTTTTCCCGACTCCGAGTGTTGACTCCGCAATGTGGCCAAGCCCGATGCGCCTACCAAACGAGTTCTTGATTTCCTTCATTATGTCCACGCTTTTAATTTTTCTCAAATCACCAGGATAATATTTGTTCAAAAGGGGAATGTCAAAATGTTCCGAGTTGAAGCCCACAAGCAAATCAGCTTTCTCCAAAATGGGCCAGAGCTTTGAAAGTTCCTCCTGCTCGTAACATGAATACTCATTCGTTTCGGAATCGTGGATTCCCACAACCGCCAAATTTAAAAGCGCGGGGTCATTTTTCCCCACGTCTTGAAAGATATTCGTTGTTTCTATGTCGAAGAC encodes:
- a CDS encoding ribonuclease H-like domain-containing protein, with translation MRKIVFDIETTNIFQDVGKNDPALLNLAVVGIHDSETNEYSCYEQEELSKLWPILEKADLLVGFNSEHFDIPLLNKYYPGDLRKIKSVDIMKEIKNSFGRRIGLGHIAESTLGVGKSGSGLQSVEWWRRGEKDKVKKYCLQDVKVTKELYEFALKNNYLRTKEGEKYIDIKFDTSLWEQMPKKSVTQTLLF